The Cloeon dipterum chromosome X, ieCloDipt1.1, whole genome shotgun sequence genome includes a window with the following:
- the LOC135947199 gene encoding serine protease inhibitor 88Ea-like isoform X1, with protein MLLWASIAILAAVSGVQSQCLSAKTTMAKTNRLDPQALPNAQRAFSAEMLRHLGSRDESATGLGSNLFFSPYSTYMALLLAYFGAANNTEEVLQRGLHLDNVEKERVMEAYQMERFFQGTRAGKSDPSNYELNSANRLYFSDHLNLKKCISEFFKDEIEKMDFVNNPDEGREKINAWVANQTKNRITDLLPSGIITPDTNTVLVNAGYFKGFWQSQFQPENTKKSVFHMSSTENTLVDMMRQKGSFNHAVSQSLGAHLLELPYKGNEVSMVILLPPYLNQPDGGLQQLLARLTPEALQEAMEPGSMAARQVEVAIPKFSIDHSLELVPVLEKMGLGEIFKSGADLSGFSEDANATIHLDGAIHKARLELDEKGSVAAASTALFSFRSSRPLEPEQFVCNHPFVFLIVDKLGGGTILFAGIFRNPRELQQL; from the exons AT GTTGCTTTGGGCGTCGATAGCGATTCTCGCAGCCGTGAGCGGCGTGCAATCACAATGCCTGAGCGCGAAAACGACCATGGCCAAGACCAACAGGCTGGACCCACAGGCCTTGCCCAACGCCCAGCGGGCCTTCAGCGCCGAAATGCTGCGTCACCTGGGCAGCCGCGACGAGAGCGCCACTGGCCTCGGCAGCAACCTGTTCTTCTCACCCTACAGCACCTACATGGCCCTGCTGCTGGCCTACTTTGGCGCGGCTAACAATACCGAGGAGGTGCTCCAACGCGGCCTCCACCTTGACAACGTCGAGAAGGAACGTGTCATGGAGGCTTATCAGATGGAGCGGTTCTTCCAg ggcACCAGGGCGGGCAAATCCGACCCCTCGAACTACGAACTGAACTCGGCCAACCGGCTGTATTTCAGCGACCACTTGAACCTGAAGAAATGCATCTCTGAGTTCTTCAAGGACGAAATCGAGAAGATGGACTTTGTAAACAACCCCGACGAGGGTCGCGAGAAGATCAACGCTTGGGTGGCCAATCAGACCAAGAACCGCATCACTGACCTTTTGCCCTCGGGCATTATCACGCCAGACACCAACACCGTCCTCGTAAATGCCGGTTACTTCAAGGGCTTTTGGCAATCGCAGTTCCAGCCGGAAAACACCAAGAAATCCGTCTTCCACATGTCCTCCACCGAAAACACCCTAGTCGATATGATGCGTCAGAAGGGAAGCTTCAACCACg ccgtTTCCCAGTCGCTTGGAGCCCATTTGCTCGAACTGCCTTACAAGGGCAATGAAGTGTCCATGGTGATCCTGCTGCCCCCCTATCTGAACCAACCTGACGGCGGTCTGCAACAACTTCTCGCACGCTTGACCCCTGAAGCCCTTCAGGAGGCCATGGAGCCTGGAAGCATGGCCGCCAGACAAGTCGAGGTCGCCATACCCAAATTCAGCATTGACCACTCATTGGAACTTGTCCCG GTTCTGGAGAAAATGGGTCTGGGCGAGATTTTCAAATCCGGAGCCGACCTGAGCGGCTTCAGCGAGGACGCAAACGCGACCATCCACCTGGACGGCGCCATCCACAAGGCTCGTCTCGAGCTGGACGAAAAGGGCTCGGTGGCGGCCGCTTCGACGGCCCTCTTCTCCTTCAGGTCGTCACGGCCGCTCGAACCCGAGCAGTTCGTGTGCAACCACCCGTTCGTGTTCCTGATCGTGGACAAATTGGGCGGCGGCACCATCCTGTTCGCCGGCATCTTCAGGAACCCCCGCGAACTGCAGCAGCTGTAA
- the LOC135947199 gene encoding serine protease inhibitor 88Ea-like isoform X3 produces the protein MKRAGKPCGRGLEWGDPPACSGSGGIIPGAGESGLTQCTLTLEREPTHRPLLVRHKSPHQRHNVSLLLWASIAILAAVSGVQSQCLSAKTTMAKTNRLDPQALPNAQRAFSAEMLRHLGSRDESATGLGSNLFFSPYSTYMALLLAYFGAANNTEEVLQRGLHLDNVEKERVMEAYQMERFFQGTRAGKSDPSNYELNSANRLYFSDHLNLKKCISEFFKDEIEKMDFVNNPDEGREKINAWVANQTKNRITDLLPSGIITPDTNTVLVNAGYFKGFWQSQFQPENTKKSVFHMSSTENTLVDMMRQKGSFNHAVSQSLGAHLLELPYKGNEVSMVILLPPYLNQPDGGLQQLLARLTPEALQEAMEPGSMAARQVEVAIPKFSIDHSLELVPVLEKMGLGEIFKSGADLSGFSEDANATIHLDGAIHKARLELDEKGSVAAASTALFSFRSSRPLEPEQFVCNHPFVFLIVDKLGGGTILFAGIFRNPRELQQL, from the exons ATGAAGCGCGCCGGGAAGCCCTGCGGGCGGGGATTGGAGTGGGGGGATCCGCCGGCGTGCTCAGGTTCAGGAGGTATTATACCTGGCGCAGGAGAAAGTGGCCTCACTCAGTGCACACTCACGCTCGAGAGAGAACCAACGCATCGTCCGCTGCTAGTCCGTCACAAATCTCCTCACCAGAGGCATAATGTAAGTTT GTTGCTTTGGGCGTCGATAGCGATTCTCGCAGCCGTGAGCGGCGTGCAATCACAATGCCTGAGCGCGAAAACGACCATGGCCAAGACCAACAGGCTGGACCCACAGGCCTTGCCCAACGCCCAGCGGGCCTTCAGCGCCGAAATGCTGCGTCACCTGGGCAGCCGCGACGAGAGCGCCACTGGCCTCGGCAGCAACCTGTTCTTCTCACCCTACAGCACCTACATGGCCCTGCTGCTGGCCTACTTTGGCGCGGCTAACAATACCGAGGAGGTGCTCCAACGCGGCCTCCACCTTGACAACGTCGAGAAGGAACGTGTCATGGAGGCTTATCAGATGGAGCGGTTCTTCCAg ggcACCAGGGCGGGCAAATCCGACCCCTCGAACTACGAACTGAACTCGGCCAACCGGCTGTATTTCAGCGACCACTTGAACCTGAAGAAATGCATCTCTGAGTTCTTCAAGGACGAAATCGAGAAGATGGACTTTGTAAACAACCCCGACGAGGGTCGCGAGAAGATCAACGCTTGGGTGGCCAATCAGACCAAGAACCGCATCACTGACCTTTTGCCCTCGGGCATTATCACGCCAGACACCAACACCGTCCTCGTAAATGCCGGTTACTTCAAGGGCTTTTGGCAATCGCAGTTCCAGCCGGAAAACACCAAGAAATCCGTCTTCCACATGTCCTCCACCGAAAACACCCTAGTCGATATGATGCGTCAGAAGGGAAGCTTCAACCACg ccgtTTCCCAGTCGCTTGGAGCCCATTTGCTCGAACTGCCTTACAAGGGCAATGAAGTGTCCATGGTGATCCTGCTGCCCCCCTATCTGAACCAACCTGACGGCGGTCTGCAACAACTTCTCGCACGCTTGACCCCTGAAGCCCTTCAGGAGGCCATGGAGCCTGGAAGCATGGCCGCCAGACAAGTCGAGGTCGCCATACCCAAATTCAGCATTGACCACTCATTGGAACTTGTCCCG GTTCTGGAGAAAATGGGTCTGGGCGAGATTTTCAAATCCGGAGCCGACCTGAGCGGCTTCAGCGAGGACGCAAACGCGACCATCCACCTGGACGGCGCCATCCACAAGGCTCGTCTCGAGCTGGACGAAAAGGGCTCGGTGGCGGCCGCTTCGACGGCCCTCTTCTCCTTCAGGTCGTCACGGCCGCTCGAACCCGAGCAGTTCGTGTGCAACCACCCGTTCGTGTTCCTGATCGTGGACAAATTGGGCGGCGGCACCATCCTGTTCGCCGGCATCTTCAGGAACCCCCGCGAACTGCAGCAGCTGTAA
- the LOC135947199 gene encoding serine protease inhibitor 88Ea-like isoform X2, with protein sequence MAKTNRLDPQALPNAQRAFSAEMLRHLGSRDESATGLGSNLFFSPYSTYMALLLAYFGAANNTEEVLQRGLHLDNVEKERVMEAYQMERFFQGTRAGKSDPSNYELNSANRLYFSDHLNLKKCISEFFKDEIEKMDFVNNPDEGREKINAWVANQTKNRITDLLPSGIITPDTNTVLVNAGYFKGFWQSQFQPENTKKSVFHMSSTENTLVDMMRQKGSFNHAVSQSLGAHLLELPYKGNEVSMVILLPPYLNQPDGGLQQLLARLTPEALQEAMEPGSMAARQVEVAIPKFSIDHSLELVPVLEKMGLGEIFKSGADLSGFSEDANATIHLDGAIHKARLELDEKGSVAAASTALFSFRSSRPLEPEQFVCNHPFVFLIVDKLGGGTILFAGIFRNPRELQQL encoded by the exons ATGGCCAAGACCAACAGGCTGGACCCACAGGCCTTGCCCAACGCCCAGCGGGCCTTCAGCGCCGAAATGCTGCGTCACCTGGGCAGCCGCGACGAGAGCGCCACTGGCCTCGGCAGCAACCTGTTCTTCTCACCCTACAGCACCTACATGGCCCTGCTGCTGGCCTACTTTGGCGCGGCTAACAATACCGAGGAGGTGCTCCAACGCGGCCTCCACCTTGACAACGTCGAGAAGGAACGTGTCATGGAGGCTTATCAGATGGAGCGGTTCTTCCAg ggcACCAGGGCGGGCAAATCCGACCCCTCGAACTACGAACTGAACTCGGCCAACCGGCTGTATTTCAGCGACCACTTGAACCTGAAGAAATGCATCTCTGAGTTCTTCAAGGACGAAATCGAGAAGATGGACTTTGTAAACAACCCCGACGAGGGTCGCGAGAAGATCAACGCTTGGGTGGCCAATCAGACCAAGAACCGCATCACTGACCTTTTGCCCTCGGGCATTATCACGCCAGACACCAACACCGTCCTCGTAAATGCCGGTTACTTCAAGGGCTTTTGGCAATCGCAGTTCCAGCCGGAAAACACCAAGAAATCCGTCTTCCACATGTCCTCCACCGAAAACACCCTAGTCGATATGATGCGTCAGAAGGGAAGCTTCAACCACg ccgtTTCCCAGTCGCTTGGAGCCCATTTGCTCGAACTGCCTTACAAGGGCAATGAAGTGTCCATGGTGATCCTGCTGCCCCCCTATCTGAACCAACCTGACGGCGGTCTGCAACAACTTCTCGCACGCTTGACCCCTGAAGCCCTTCAGGAGGCCATGGAGCCTGGAAGCATGGCCGCCAGACAAGTCGAGGTCGCCATACCCAAATTCAGCATTGACCACTCATTGGAACTTGTCCCG GTTCTGGAGAAAATGGGTCTGGGCGAGATTTTCAAATCCGGAGCCGACCTGAGCGGCTTCAGCGAGGACGCAAACGCGACCATCCACCTGGACGGCGCCATCCACAAGGCTCGTCTCGAGCTGGACGAAAAGGGCTCGGTGGCGGCCGCTTCGACGGCCCTCTTCTCCTTCAGGTCGTCACGGCCGCTCGAACCCGAGCAGTTCGTGTGCAACCACCCGTTCGTGTTCCTGATCGTGGACAAATTGGGCGGCGGCACCATCCTGTTCGCCGGCATCTTCAGGAACCCCCGCGAACTGCAGCAGCTGTAA
- the LOC135945251 gene encoding uncharacterized protein LOC135945251, with protein MDGFRTFGLSFKLSKSEKTNISNISSDKYKSGDNRYPIFEDDDKQRNGKVFVVVRGVGDKSDNETLLHHWAIAVKFYDGKWVTIEGVIDRGLLVPAYSSSYSKPSGTIIDIEKSPSACIKDNQVLKYLLLFTQAMKSVSFESVRFIRASPRDLHRLACGIPKKPYCLGVNDCQTWFLDALRKLQFFEIGTKSTCACAFDLIRAPVKTVTYSGFKAMSTVTNTGLEALNTVGRVISLKENPVTALVDGVGKAANHIITGVYDTAAGAVDGVAGFAVNAIGLVTGGGCATKNGLDADMKSLQEEVDSGRMSLRKAKLQKCGKVAGSVVYKIQFNSIRFYFSKQVILCYKHLKS; from the exons ATGGACGGTTTTAGAACATTC ggCCTTTCCTTCAAACTCTCAAAGAGTGAGAAGACTAACATTTCCAACATTTCAAGTGACAAATACAAATCTGGAGACAATCGCTACCCTATATTTGAGGATGATGATAAGCAGCGCAACGGCAAAGTATTTGTTGTGGTTAGAGGAGTGGGTGACAAGAGCGACAATGAAACCTTGTTGCATCATTGGGCCATCgctgttaaattttatgatggAAAATGGGTTACAATTGAAG GAGTGATCGATCGTGGATTGTTGGTTCCTGCATACTCCTCCTCGTATTCCAAACCGAGTGGCACTATCATTGATATTGAAAAATCTCCATCAGCTTGTATAAAAGACAACCAGGTCCTGAAGTATTTGTTGTTATTTACGCAGGCGATGAAATCAGTCTCGTTTGAGAGCGTCCGTTTCATTAGGGCTTCCCCGCGCGATCTGCACAGGCTTGCTTGCGGTATCCCTAAAAAACCGTACTGTCTTGGCGTGAACGACTGCCAAACTTGGTTTTTGGATGCCCTACGGAAGCTCCAGTTCTTCGAAATTGGAACCAAGAGCACGTGCGCGTGCGCTTTTGACTTAATACGAGCTCCTGTGAAAACTGTGACTTACTCGGGCTTCAAAGCAATGTCCACCGTCACCAATACTGGACTCGAAGCTTTAAACACCGTAGGGAGGGTTATTAGTCTGAAAGAGAATCCAGTTACGGCCCTCGTGGATGGCGTCGGAAAAGCGGCCAATCACATCATCACCGGCGTGTACGACACTGCCGCTGGAGCAGTGGACGGCGTGGCCGGCTTTGCAGTGAATGCAATTGGACTGGTTACTGGCGGAGGATGCGCCACGAAGAATGGTCTTGACGCGGATATGAAGAGTCTGCAGGAAGAGGTGGATTCTGGCCGGATGAGCTTGCGTAAAGCCAAGTTACAAAAGTGTGGAAAAGTTGCTGGTAGCGTTGTCTACaagattcaattcaattcaattcgtttttatttctccaaacaagtcatattatgttacaaacatttaaagtcaTGA
- the LOC135947202 gene encoding uncharacterized protein LOC135947202: MDGLRNFTSDSISSSKNKDRDTPYPDYEPDNVRREGEVYIVRRGVGNKSDKETVLHHWAIAVKFDNGKWVTIEGINEDALLSPGYCYSSSAPDGTIIDIKNSPAPDPEDENLLKYIATITQFIKSISFEIVRRIEASPRDLHALAGSIPIKPYCLGVNDCQTWFLDALRKLQFFEIGTKSTSDCAFDTLRAPLKTVTNTGFKAVSTVTNTGLEAFNTVGRVISGEENPATALVDGVGKTTNHVITGVSGTAAGAVDGVAGFAVNAIGMATGGGCATKKGLCADIKSLQEEVRSGRMSAGKATAQTLGKAAGNVVYGVANTTTNVVGGVAETATGLVSGVAGTVAAPFKAVDSLAEDIARGEINPVLGVVAAPVVVVGAVAEGVGKTVVNVGAGVCKTVGGIFKGLGSIF, translated from the exons ATGGATGGACTGAGGAATTTT acGAGCGATTCGATTTCCTCCAGTAAAAACAAAGACAGAGATACTCCCTACCCTGACTATGAGCCTGATAATGTGCGACGTGAAGGAGAAGTTTATATTGTGAGGAGAGGTGTCGGAAACAAGAGCGACAAGGAAACCGTGTTGCATCACTGGGCTATCGCTGTTAAATTCGATAATGGGAAATGGGTTACGATCGAAG GAATCAACGAGGATGCATTGCTGTCACCTGGATATTGCTATTCGTCTTCCGCACCAGACGGCACCAtcattgatattaaaaattccccaGCACCTGATCCAGAAGATGAAAATCTATTAAAGTATATTGCCACTATCACGCAATTCATTAAGTCTATCTCGTTTGAGATCGTACGCCGCATAGAGGCTTCTCCTCGGGATCTGCACGCGCTTGCTGGCAGCATCCCAATCAAGCCGTACTGTCTTGGCGTGAACGACTGCCAAACTTGGTTTTTGGACGCCCTGCGGAAACTCCAGTTCTTCGAAATTGGAACCAAGAGCACGAGCGATTGTGCTTTTGACACTCTGAGAGCTCCCTTGAAGACTGTCACTAACACGGGCTTCAAAGCAGTATCCACGGTCACCAATACTGGACTCGAAGCTTTTAACACCGTAGGGAGGGTTATCAGTGGTGAAGAGAATCCAGCCACGGCCCTCGTGGATGGCGTTGGGAAAACGACTAATCACGTCATCACTGGCGTGTCCGGCACTGCCGCTGGAGCTGTGGATGGCGTCGCCGGCTTTGCAGTGAATGCAATTGGGATGGCAACCGGCGGAGGGTGCGCCACGAAGAAAGGCCTGTGCGCGGACATCAAGAGTCTGCAGGAAGAGGTTCGATCTGGCCGTATGAGCGCTGGTAAAGCCACGGCCCAGACGCTCGGAAAAGCTGCTGGAAACGTTGTCTACGGGGTCGCTAACACCACTACGAACGTTGTCGGCGGCGTCGCTGAAACTGCCACCGGCTTGGTGTCTGGAGTGGCTGGAACCGTCGCGGCCCCATTCAAAGCTGTGGATTCACTCGCGGAAGATATCGCCAGGGGTGAGATCAATCCAGTTCTTGGAGTTGTGGCAGCTCCGGTCGTGGTTGTCGGGGCTGTCGCAGAGGGCGTAGGAAAGACCGTTGTAAATGTCGGTGCTGGTGTTTGTAAAACTGTGGGTGGTATTTTCAAAGGATTGGggagtattttttaa